From a single Eubalaena glacialis isolate mEubGla1 chromosome 15, mEubGla1.1.hap2.+ XY, whole genome shotgun sequence genomic region:
- the LOC133075967 gene encoding collagen alpha-2(I) chain-like, which translates to MKLPNPAGPNIPSGVQGGRGPGLRRRTAAPGTPETRGRERPVRGGGPAAEGDPGPGHSGPVPAPASSRLFALSLPRVSDTHGPVTVTGRRARAGPGLGRGCGPERPPGLEAARLPGVTED; encoded by the exons ATGAAACTGCCCAACCCGGCGGGGCCGAATATTCCATCAGGAGTTCAAGGCGGGCGAGGGCCGGGCCTCCGACGGAGAACGGCGGCTCCTGGGACTCCCGAGACCCGAGGCCGGGAGCGGCCCGTCCGAGGGGGCGGCCCGGCCGCGGAGGGGGACCCAGGCCCCGGCCACTCCGGCCCGGTCCCCGCGCCGGCCTCCTCCCGGTTATTTGCACTGTCCCTTCCGCGAGTAAGTGACACCCACGGCCCCGTGACAGTGACCGGGAGGCGTGCGCGCGCTGGACCCGGGCTGGGCCGGGGCTGCGGACCCGAGAGGCCGCCGGGGCTCGAGGCGGCGAGGCTTCCAG GTGTGACTGAGGATTAA